The following DNA comes from Maylandia zebra isolate NMK-2024a linkage group LG6, Mzebra_GT3a, whole genome shotgun sequence.
TCATACGAATATTTTTACCAATAATTCGAGAGACGTGACACGAAAACAAGCCGCGAGCGAGAGAAGAACCACGAGAGCTCTGAAATGATCTCCGTGCTTCAAAGTGATGGCCGTGGATGTCGTGTAAACGTTCACGGATGGTGATTGTTTGCTTTTGCTGCTCGACCCTTGTAGGCCAAGTTCGATGCCGAGATGCCCAGCGAAACCCTCAGTAAGATCCACCTGGTCGATCTGGCCGGCAGCGAGCGAGCCGACGCCACTGGAGCCACCGGCGTCCGACTGAAGGAGGGCGGGAACATCAACAAGTCGCTGGTCACCCTGGGCAACGTCATCTCTGCTTTAGGTCAGGAGCGGTTTGACTTCAGGGGCGGGGTTAACTGTTTTTAATCTTAGATTTTGTTTCCGTTGTGTCATCAgtgcttcagtttttgttttcaggGATGGAGTCAAAGTCGGGCGCCTCGTTAAAGCCGCCGATTGCTCCTCatcctcattctgactgacggATGTTTCTCGTTCCAGCCGACATGTCGCAGGGCGGCGTGAACACCAACCTGAAGAAGAAGTCGGTGTTCGTTCCCTACAGAGACTCGGTGCTGACGTGGCTGCTGAAGGACAGCCTGGGCGGAAACTCCAAGACCATCATGATCGCCAGTGAGCAGAAAACACGAAGTGAACGTATGCGAGTGTCCGAGAGCGCCCCGAGAAAACGCAATCTCCTTCTGTTTCAGCCATTTCTCCCGCCGACGTAAATTACGGCGAGACGCTCAGCACTCTGCGCTACGCCAACCGAGCCAAGAACATCATCAACAAACCCACCATCAACGAGGACGCCAACGTCAGGCTGATCCGAGAACTGCGGGCTGAAATCGCCCGGCTCAAAGCTCTGTTGGTTCAGGGCAACCAGGTAAGAACTACAAACATGGCGGTTGTTGTGCAGGACTGCAGCATCTTCCTCTGTGCCTTTTAAAGTGATGCGTGTTGCCTGCGGCCTCGGAAACAGGAAGCCGTCCGGTTCCCGAGGCCGCAGACTGAGCGCGCTCAGTAGCTTGGTGGTTTCTGTTTGTCAGATCGCTCTGCTGGACTCGCCCACCGCTCTGAGCATGGAGGAGAAGCTGCACCAGAATGAAGCCCGGGTGAGTCTCACGCCGTCCGGCAGCTTGACCGCCGTTACGTTTACAGCTGAGAGCAGAAGCAGCTGACGCTCTGCTGTTTGCAGGTCTTGGAGCTGACTAAAGAGTGGACCAACAAATGGAACGAGACTCAAAACATCCTCAAGGTAGCGGCGAGCGTTGACCATCCGGCCCCCCTCGGagcagatgtttgttttttgtggctgAAGTTGTAAAATGTTGCAGGAGGAGACGCTCGCTCTGAGGAAAGAGGGCATCGGCGTGGTGCTGGACTCCGAGCTGCCTCACCTCATCGGCATCGACGACGACCTCCTCAGCACTGGCATCATCCTCTACCATTTAAAGGTCAGCGCGCTCCCGGACTCACCTTTAGATTAGTGATCGTTTATGCCGTCAGGCTGCATCCACACACGGATACCTGCCAGCCACTAACATCCAATCACAGTGCTTGGTGCACGGTCTGTTATTATTGGTCAGATAATCTCAGTCCTCTAAACAGCTCAGGTGAGTCGTAAAGGTGTTATGAAGGAGTGAAGaccaaactgtttgtgtgtcacgCTGTAAACACTCTGTGCGGCTGACTCGCCGCTGCCCCCGCTGGACGTCAGGGGTGGGTGCAGTGACTGCGTGTCTCTGTCTCGTTTCTGCAGGAGGGGCGGACCTACGTGGGCAGAGAGGACGCGTCCACAGAGCAGGACATCAGTGAGTCATAACTGTAATGATGATGAGTGCAGAGGCTGATGGCGTTGCTGACCGTGATCTCGTTCCTCCTGCAGTCCTGCACGGTCTGGACCTGGAGAGCGAGCACTGCATGTTTGAGAACCAGAACGGGACGGTGACTCTGGTGCCGCTCGCCGGAGCTCAGTGTTCGGTCAACGGAGTCCAGGTGACGGCGCCGTCGCAGCTCAACCAGGGTGAGGCCCGTCTCCAGCTGTAGCGTGTTGCTCTGtctaaacagattttaaagGGCTGAAGGTAATGGAGGGCGTTGCCACAGTAACGTGATGCTTCAGCACGTGTTCGCTGTGCACAGACCAGGACACCTGGATCTCCGTCCGGAGGCGACACACCTTTACCTGAGAGATGCTCTTTGTTCTGTCGCTCTGATTTGAGTCGTCCGTTTCTGTCGTGTGCGGTTTTGTTTTCCAGGCGCCGTCATTCTGCTCGGCAGGACCAACATGTTTCGCTTCAACCATCCGAAGGAGGCGGCCAAGCTGCGGGAGAAACGAAAGGTGAGGGCGTGGCCTCAGTTTAGGTGTTGAAAGGTGTTTGAAGGTCTTTGGTGAACCTCACGAGGACGCCGTCTGCCTGTTTCAGAGTGGCCTTCTCTCCACGTTCAGCCTCTCCATGACCGATCTGTCCAAGTCCTGCGAGAACCTCTCCACTGTGATGCTGTACAACCCCGGGTGactgcacgcacacgcacacagaggGGGGTGAACATCAGCTTGAACTTCTCGGCTCCATCAGGAGCTTCATGCAGTGGCTGCTGATGGAGCGATGATGTCACACACCAGCTGACCTTTAACCTGTCGGCTCGGAGAGCACAGGCTGTGATTTCTGATTGTGCGACTCTGCAAACAGAGCAGTGACTGCATCATGCGCGCCTCCTCGCTCTGTCCTCCACACTGAGTGGGAGTCCGTGTGAAGCGGACGGCCGCGCCTCCTCCCGATGGAGGAGGAGCCTCCGCCTTACATCACTGAAAGAATCTATCATTACTTCAGTCCATGAgcttaaataaaataacaacaccATCAGGAAGCTGCTCTGCATGAAGCTGTTTCTCCATTATTCAGCCAAACTTCCAGTCTGCAGATCTCTCGCTGCCATCACCACACGGGCGCTGCACGCACGCTGCCGTGTCCGAGCGTCAGGGGAAGTTTCTGAGCTCGCTTTTAGACACGAGCCGATGCACGGCGCCATAACGCCGTACAGACTTCAAACGGCGTGAGAGCGCTCAGACGACCGAGGTTTGATGAGTCAGCAGGTCATCGGCTGCTCCAGCAGCGAGTTCAGGGCTGCAGATTAGCGCGGCGTGCTTCACGTCGTctagatgtctgtgaaggttctcagtcatccaggtcatcgtagtcaaaggagcttgcagagaaaagcgtctggacttctgtaagttgcttgaagacgtttcaccttcatccgagaagcttcttcagttctaaggtcaaatggtggagagtcccagatataaacctagtgggagtttccccccacagagggacaaaaggaccccctgatgattatagatgccatctataatccagttttgagatcccttcccagacgccttaacgcccactcacatcctgggccatctgacctcaggaattcgcatgataaggtggggccaggtttcacaatgaacacacccgaaactctggctgattgtgacccacacccagtttcacaccttggctcaggcgattagaggatcatcagggggtccttttgtccctctgtggggggaaactcccactaggtttatatctgggactctccaccatttcaccttagaactgaagaagcttctcggatgagaggtgaaacgtcttcaagcaacttaaagaagtccagacgcttctctttgcaagctcctttgacttcacGTCGTCTAATTTTACTCACGTCGTACGATGATTAAAGTAATTAAACAGTCAGGAACAGCTGAAGTGAGCTCAGCTCGGTCGGCCACACCTCTCCGACTCTCCGAGCGTCTCTAACGCGGAGACGTCCGCTGAGCTCGCCGCCCTCGACTGACATCCTCTGCAGAGGTCTGATCCTTAACCCCGCGACGCGCCGCAGACGCCGACCAATCGTTCTTCTCGTTGCTGTGAGTCATGGCTGAATATCGACACCCCGCTCTGTACAGTTTGTTACAGTCATGTTATATTTTAAGCAGCTCCAGCGGTTCCAGGAGGGAACGCCCGTTATTTCTAATAAGTCTGAAGACGAAGTCGCCTGACACACCTGAGGAGTAGCTAAAGGAGGGCAGGGAGTTTCTGTCGTGCTGTGATTGAAGGATGTAACTGTGTCCCTGTCCCGTTCACAGTCTCTTCACTGAGAAGGGCCCCGTCTTCCTCAGGTAGACTCAGCCGTGCACTTCCTGTCTAACTGTCCCGTTTTGACCCAAAGACGTGTGTCGACTCGTCCCGTGCCTCCTCACCTCCACCCTCACTGTCTGCTTCATCCATGCTGTTTATTTGCTCACCAGCTTCCTGCTTCTGTCCCGCTGTGAGGTTAGACGTGTCGCCGCCTGCCGTCTCATCCCAAGCTGTTTGTCTGACGTGCTGCCGCCGCtcgactgtgtgtgtttgtgcgtttgGGCGCTCCGAGGAAGCTGACGGAGGTGTGTTGTTTCCTAGGTTGGAGTTTGAGCGACAGCAGCGAGAAGAGCTGGAGAAGCTGGAGATGAAGAGGTACGTGTCCGCCCACCTGAAGAccagctctctgattggtggagcTCGGGCGGCTCGGGTGacgtttgctttgttttgttcccGCAGGAGGCTGATCAAAGAGATGGAGGCCAAGCAGCAGAGCGAGAAGGCGGAGCTGGAGCGCCTCCAGCAGGAGGTGGAGAGTCAGCGCAAGGAGTCCGAGGAGGTGCAGCAGCGGATCCTCCGCCAGGAGGAGAGCCTCCACCGCCGCAGCCAGGACATTGAGAGCCGGCTGCGAGACTTCCTGGCTGAGAAGGAGCGCTTCGAGGAGGAGAGGCGCTCCGAGATCAATGAGGTGGATCTCCAACGGAGGCGACGGCGGAAGGAGCCGCAGGAGCACGAGGCGGACCGTGCGGAGGAGCAGGACGAGCAGCAGCGGAGGCACCAGGAGGCGGCAGAGCAGACGGAGATCTACCGCGAGCTGGAGCGGCTGAAGAGGGAGCGCGAGGAGCAGCGGGTGCGTCTGGAGACGGAGCGGCGGCGGCTGGAGGAGCAGGAGCGCGAGCAGCTGAGTCTGGTGGGGCGGCTGGAGGAGCAGCTGAGGGAGAAACACGAAGCTGCCACCGCCCTGCTGACCCGGGAGGACGCCCGCCGCCtggaggaggagcagcaggCGCTGACAGAGATCAGAGAAGCCCTCCTCTGCGCCAAAGAGGCCGCCGAGCGGCCGGACGTGGAGGATGCTGGCGAGGAGGCGCGGGCCGCCCAGAGCCGCTACGCCGACTTCAAGGCGGCTCAGGTGAAGGAGCTGGACCTGCTGGAGGAGGGGCTGCGGCAGCAAAGGGAGCGCCTGGAGAAGGAGGTTGCCGCCGAGCGTGGCGCCCTGCTGCTCCTCACCCACGGCCTGAGAGAGCGCCAGCAGCACCTGAAGGAGACGCAGGAGAAGGGAGCGCAGGACGCCACCGCTGTCTGCCACGAGGAGCAGCTCCTCCGACAGGCGGAgcacaggctgcagctgaaGGAGCGACAGCTCGCCAACCTCGCCAACGGCCTCCTCCCCGCCCTCGCCGAGGAGAAGCAGAGAGCCTCGGAGCTGCTGGAGCGCAGCGGCAACGGGAACTGCGACCGATCTCCGGGGCTCGACAACACGCTGTTCCAGGTGGAGAAGGAGCTGGAGGACAAAGAGGAGAAGCTGAGCCTCCATTGGCACAGCGCCCGgcagctccagcagctccagGAGACCTACGAGTTCACGGCCAACGTGGCGCGGCAGGAGGAGAAGGTGAGGAGGAAGGAGAAGGAGATCCTGGAGTCAAAGGAGAAGCAGCAGAGGGAGGCGATGGAGCAGGCCGTGGCCCGGCTGGAGAGGAGGCACTCCGCCCTGAGGCGAAGCGTCTCCCTCGAGCCTGACTCCGAGGAGCAGAGGAGCAAGAGCTCTGTCGCCAGGACCCCCAGGACGGGGGCGGAGCTGGACCAGCAGAGGTTTCTATGGAAACGGTTTCCGAAAGGAACCGGTTTAATCCGGCAGttgcacattttatttattcttgctggggcttttattttgaaggctcaCTGTGTGTTTCGTGTCCAGAGTGCAGCGCGAGATCCAGAAGCTGCGGCAGCGAATCAGCGAGGGCGACGACACCAGCCGGACGCACTCCATCAGCAGCGACGAACGGGTGGGTCACGGCGGCTCGCCCGCCACTCACATCCAGGGTCTGAACACGCTGCTGCCGCTGTCCGACGACAGGTACGCCACACCAAGCCCCGCCTCACTCTGCAAGGACCGCCTCCCCgtgttcactgtgtgtgtgtgtgtgtgtgcgccctGCAGGATAAACGCCTACATTGAAGAGGAAGTCCAGCGGCGGCTACGCAAGATGAACCTCCTGAACGGCAGCAGCATGGATCTGTCTCTGTCCACAGAATCACTGCGAGTAAGAGGCACCACACTCTTCATCACAGCCCACATTTAACCTGCCGAGCACCGGGGAACGGCGGTCGACACGTCCTCTGATTGGGTTGTTGCACAAATCTGATCCAGGCGCCTCGAGGCGCTTCATCCCCACCGCCGACACTCGTTTTCAGAGTAACCACTGACCTTCAGGCTGATTCATTCAGCTTTTACTCTGAAATTCTGATTGGCAGCGTTATTGATTAATTGTCAGGTTGATCAGAATTCAGCTTTGAAAAGCCTGAAAAGTCAAATAAAGGTTTTCAGTCCAGCGGCTCTATTGTCATTCCAACCATGTGCAGTGAGACGGGAGCACGACGCAGTCGTGTAGtagaacagtgtgtgtgtgtgtgtgtgtgagtgtgtgtgcgtgtgtgtgtgtgcgtgtgtgtgtgtgagtgtgtgtgagtgtgtgtgagtgtgtgtgagtgtgtgcgtgtgtgtgtgtgtgtgtgtgagtgcgtgtgtgtgtgtgtgagtgcgtgtgtgtgtgtgagtgcgtgtgtgtgtgtgagtgtgtgtgtgtgtgtgtgtgtgtgtgtgagtgcgtgtgtgtgagtgtgtgtgtgtgtgtgtgtgtgtgtgtgagtgtgtgtgtgtgtgtgagtgtgtgtgtgtgagtgtgcgtgtgtgtgagtgtgcgtgtgtgtgcgtgtgcgtgtgtgtgtgagtgtgtgtgtgtgtgtgtgtgtgtgtgcgtgtgtgtgtgagtgtgtgcgtgtgtgtgagtgtgtgcgtgtgcgcgtgtgtgtgagtgtgtgtgtgtgtgtgtgtgtctgtgagtgtgcgtgtgtgtgagtgtgtgtgtgtgtgtgtgtgtgtgagtgtgtgtgtgtgtgtctgtgagtgtgcgtgtgtgtgagtgtgtgtgtgtgagtgtgtgtgtgtgtgtgtgtgtgtgtgtctgtgagtgtgcgtgtgtgtgagtgtgtgtgtgtgagtgtgtgtgtgtgagtgtgagtgtgtgcgtgtgcgcgtgtgtgtgagtgtgtgcgtgtgagtgcgtgtgtgtgtgtgtgtgtgtctgtgagtgtgcgtgtgtgtgagtgtgtgtgtgtgtgtgagtgtgtgtgtgtgtgtgtgtgtgtgagcgtgtgcgtgtgtgtgtgtgtgtgtgtctgtgagtgtgcgtgtctgtgagtgtgcgtgtgtgtgagtgtgtgtgtgtgtgtgtgtgtgagtgtgtgtgtgtgtgtctgtgagtgtgagtgagtgtgtgtgtgtgtgtgtgtgtgtgtgtgtgtgtgtgtgagcgtgtgcgtgtgtgagtgtgtgtgtgtctgtgagtgtgtgcgtgtgtgtgagtgcgtgtgtgtgtgtgtctgtgagtgtgagtgtgtgtgtgtgtgtgtgtgtgtgagtgtgtgtgtgtctgtgagtgtgtgcgtgtgtgtgagtgcgtgtgtgtgtgtgtgtctgtgagtgtgtgcgtgtgtgtgagtgtgtgtgtgtgtgtgtgtgtgtctgtgagtgtgcgtgtgtgtgagtgtgtgtgtgtgtgtgtgtgtgtgagtgtgtgtgtgtctgtgagtgtgtgcgtgtgtgtgagtgtgtgtgtgtgtgtgtgtgtgtgagtgtgtgtgtgtctgtgagtgtgtgcgtgtgtgtgtgtgtgtgtgtgtctgtgagtgtgcgtgtgtgtgagtgtgtgtgtgtgtgtgtgtgtgtgtctgtgagtgtgtgcgtgtgtgtgagtgcgtgtgtgtgtgtgtgtgtgtgagtgtgtgtgtgtgtgtgtgtgtctgtgagtgtgcgtgtgtgtgagtgtgtgtgtgtctgtgagtgtgtgtgcgtgtgtgtgtgtgtctgtgagtgtgtgtgtgtctgtgagtgtgtgtgcgtgtgtgtgtgtgtctgtgagtgtgtgtgtgtctgtgagtgtgtgcgtgtgtgtgagtgcgtgtgtgtgtgtgtgtgtgtgtgagtgtgtgtgtgtgtgtgtgtgtgtgtctgtgagtgtgcgtgtgtgtgtgcgtgtgtgagtgtgtgtgtgtctgtgagtgtgtgcgtgtgtgtgagtgcgtgtgtgtgtgtgtgtgtgtgtgagtgtgtgtgtgtgtgtgtgtgtctgtgagtgtgagtgtgtgtgtgtgtgtgtgtgtgtgtgtgcgcgtgcgtgtgtgtgtctgtgcctgtgtgcgtgtgagtgtgcgtgcgtgtgtgtgtgtgtgtgtgtgtgtgtgtgtctgtgagtgcgtgtgtgtgtgagtgcgtgtgtgtgtgtgtctgtgagtgtgagtgtgtgtgagtgcgtgcgtgcgtgtgtgtgtgtgagtgtgtgtgtctgtgcctgtgtgtgtgtgcgtgtgtgagtgtgtgtgcgtgtgtgagtgtgtgtgcgtgtgtgagtgtgcgtgagtgtgtgagtgtgagtgtgtgagtgtgtgtgtgagtgcgtgtgagtgtgcgtgcgtgtgtgtgtgtgtgtgagtgtgtgtgtgtgtgtgtgcgcgtgcgtgtgtgtgtctgtgcctgtgtgtgtgcgtgtgagtgtgtgtgtgtgtgtgtgcgtgtgtgtgcgtgtgcgtgtgtgagtgtgagtgtgtgtgtgcgtgtgtgagtgtgcgtgcgtgtgagtgtgtgagtgtgcgtgcgtgtgtgtgtgtgtgagtgtgtgtgcgcgtgcgtgtgtgtgtgcgtgcgtgtgtgtgtgtgagtgtgtgtgtgcgtgtgtgtgagtgtgtgtgtgcgcgcgtgcgtgtgtgtgtgtgtgtgcgtgcgtgtgtgtgtctgtgagtgtgagtgtgtgtgtgtgtgtgtgagtgtgtgtgtgtctgtgagtgtgtgcgtgtgtgtgagtgcgtgtgtgtgagtgcgtgtgtgtgagtgcgtgtgtgtgtgtgtgtctgtgagtgtgtgcgtgtgtgtgagtgtgtgtctgtgagtgtgcgtgtgtgtgagtgtgtgtgtgtgtgagtgtgtgtgtgtctgtgagtgtgtgcgtgtgtgtgagtgtgtgtgtgtgtgtgtgtgtgtgagtgtgtgtgtgtctgtgagtgtgtgcgtgtgtgtgtgtgtgtgtgtgtgtgtctgtgagtgtgcgtgtgtgtgagtgtgtgtgtgtgtgtgtgtgtgtgtgtgtgtgtgtgtgtgtgtctgtgagtgtgtgcgtgtgtgtgtgtctgtgagtgtgtgcgtgtgtgtgagtgcgtgtgtgtgtgtgtgtgtgtgagtgtgtgtgtgtgtgtgtgtgtctgtgagtgtgcgtgtgtgtgagtgtgtgtgtgtctgtgagtgtgtgcgtgtgtgtgtgtgtgtgtgtgtctgtgagtgtgcgtgtgtgtgagtgtgtgtgtgtgtgtgtgtgtgtctgtgagtgtgtgcgtgtgtgtgagtgcgtgtgtgtgtgtgtgtgtgtgagtgtgtgtgtgtgtgtgtgtgtgtgtctgtgagtgtgcgtgtgtgtgagtgtgtgtgtgtctgtgagtgtgtgtgcgtgtgtgtgtgtgtctgtgagtgtgtgtgtgtctgtgagtgtgtgtgcgtgtgtgtgtgtgtctgtgagtgtgtgtgtgtctgtgagtgtgtgcgtgtgtgtgagtgcgtgtgtgtgtgtgtgtgtgtgagtgcgtgtgtgtgtgtgtgtgtgtgagtgtgtgtgtgtgtgtgtgtgtctgtgagtgtgcgtgtgtgtgtgcgtgtgtgagtgtgtgtgtgtctgtgagtgtgtgcgtgtgtgtgtgcgtgtgtgtgtgtgtgtgtgtgtgagtgtgtgtgtgtgagtgtgtgcgtgtgagtgtgcgtgcgtgtgtgtgtgtgtgtgtgtgtgtgtgtgtctgtgagtgcgtgtgtgtgtgagtgcgtgtgtgtgtgtgtctgtgagtgtgagtgtgtgtgagtgcgtgcgtgcgtgtgtgtgtgtgagtgtgtgtgtctgtgcctgtgtgtgtgtgcgtgtgtgagtgtgtgtgcgtgtgtgagtgtgtgtgcgtgtgtgagtgtgcgtgagtgtgtgagtgtgagtgtgtgagtgtgtgtgtgagtgcgtgtgagtgtgcgtgcgtgtgtgtgtgtgtgtgtgagtgtgtgtgtgtgtgtgtgcgcgtgcgtgtgtgtgtctgtgcctgtgtgtgtgcgtgtgagtgtgtgtgtgtgtgtgtgcgtgtgtgtgcgtgtgtgagtgtgagtgtgtgtgtgcgtgtgtgagtgtgcgtgcgtgtgtgtgtgtgagtgtgtgtgtgcgtgtgtgtgagtgtgtgtgtgcgcgcgtgcgtgtgtgtgtgtgtgtgcgtgcgtgtgtgtgagtgtgtgtgagtgtgtgtgtgtgcgtgcgtgtgtgtgtgtgtgtgcgtgtgtgtgagtgtgcgtgcgtgtgagtgtgtgagtgtgcgtgcgtgtgagtgtgtgagtgtgcgtgtgtgtgtgcgtgtgtgtgagtgtgtgtgtgcgcgcgtgcgtgtgtgtgtgtgtgtgcgtgcgtgtgtgtgagtgtgtgtgagtgtgtgtgtgtgcgtgcgtgtgtgtgtgtgtgtgcgtgtgtgtgtgtgtgcgtgcgtgtgtgtgtgtgtgtgcgtgcgtgagagtgtgtgtgtgtgcgtgtgtgtgtgtgtgtgcgtgcgtgtgtctgtgtgtgtgcgtgcgtgtgtgtgtgtgtgtgcgtgtgtgtgtgtgtgtgcgtgcgtgagagtgtgtgtgtgtgcgtgtgtgtgtgtgtgcgtgcgtgtgtgtgtgtgtgtgcgtgcgtgtgtgtgtgtgagtgtgtgtgtgtgcgtgcgtgtgtgtgtgtgtgtgcgtgtgtgtgtgtgtgcgtgcgtgtgtgtgtgtgtgcgtgcgtgagagtgtgtgtgcgtgcgtgagagtgtgtgtgtgtctgtgtgtgtgtgtgcgtgtgtgtatgtgtgtgcgtgtgtgtatgtgtgtgcgtgtgtgcgtgcgtgtgtgtgtgtgtgtgcgtgcgtgtgtctgtgtgtgtgcgtgcgtgtgtgtgtgtgtgtgcgtgcgtgtgtctgtgtgtgagtgcgtgcgtgcgtgtgtgtgtgcgtgcgtgcgtgcgtgtgtgcgtgtgtgtgtgacggTCTGGGTCTCCACGCTGCTCTCCAGCATGTGTTTTCTGTCGTGTGATTAAACATTGAGGGATTGTGTTGCTGCAGAGTTTGTAGTGTTTGCTTCTTGCTGTCGTCTCCAGTAAAGTTCGGATGAATAAATCCAGGTTTTCTCTGTAGAACTGATGTTTAGCTCTTTGAccctgcaggaggaggaggaggttagCGACTGTAGCTCTGTTAGATTGACAGATGAGGTAAGACCAGGATCCTCCAGCCTTCATTCCCACCATCAGACTTTTCCTGCTCTCTAATCTGCACGAGTCCCCAGATGTGCTTTGATTTCCTCTCTCCCTGGCTTTCATTTATCCTGGGTTTATTTCCTGTCATCATAAATAATGACTATGAACGAACACGATGCTTTTTACTTTGTCCACATTATGTTTGGAGACActgaagtttatttttattgttttcaggAGGATGAAAAGCTCCCGAACATTAATCCGAGGAAGCTCAAGTATCAGGTAAGACCAGGGTCGAATCCTGCCGCGTTATTAAGGCGCGGTTCTTTATCTCTGCATCGTGTTCCAGATGTGCCTCATGCATGCCCTTAATTTAATCAGACTATCCTGAGGTGATAAAtatgcttttaatttgaaaggaGACAGAGAATGGGCTTTCTCTTTAAATGTTCGATGACAAACAGAGAAGCTCCGAATGTTCCAGCTGCAGCGTTTAACCCAGAGGTTCAGCTGAGGGTTCGAGGGATTAGTGTTTATCTTTTTTAACCCTGTCGTCGCCAGCTTGGCTTAGTGAAATATAGAAGATCACACGGTGTCGCCAAAACTGGGCGTGTCCTCAGAGGTCTGTGTTCCCTGGAAGATCCTTTCACTTTAACGCGAAGCAGGCTTCATGTCAATACAGTTTGACACTTCAGATGCTCACCTGTAGTTCTGTTCATACTcactatataaaagatggacgtagaCCACCTCGgttagttttttaaatgaatcaatgAACGTATTTATTTTTGAGCCTCAGACGGAGCATTCTTGCTGTTTCCATCTTGGTCTTTTGAAACCAGATGTGATGACCGAGCTCGTAGGTTCACAGCTGTCCGTCACAGTTTAGACCCGCCCAGAATCAGCCCTGACTGATTCTCAGCGTCTAAAACGAACCTCCTGAAACCAGAAACTGAGACGATAAAACTGTACAAGTGTAGGAGAAGATTCCAGCTAGatgagtcgccccctgctggccacttTAGCTTCGTGTCAGCTAGCTTTGCTGGCTGAACGTTTTTTTAGAAGACTGCGTTGTGCATGTAATCCTAGAGTAGGAGTTGGTACCAGTTAAACCAGTTTCAGCTTAAACATCATAGGGAAACCCTGCAGCTGGTTTATCTTTGTATTTTTGGGAGAACGGAAAGCTCACTCTCTGCTTTATGATGGTCAACCAAAGCATGGGAAGCAGAAATGATCAGAGTATCCAAACGTCTTTCCTTTCAAACTGTGCAAACTTGGGTAAAACAGTATTTGCAGATGATTTTAGTCAAAGCTGAGATGAGCTGACGACCTTTGCCCCTGGAAGTGAACTGTTTGCAAATGCTTTTCTGCCTGTGTTTGAGTTTCAAACCTTTCGGAAAGAAGTTTTCGTGCACTTGTCAATTTAATTTGCATGACAAACTTTCACCTTATTGATTTAAATCACTTACATCCCACCTGTGCACCTGGTGATTGGAGGAACTGTAATTCTCAGTGGGTGGATTATGAACTTCAGCATAATTCCTAGAGCCTCCACCTTAGTCACGGACTCCACTCCCCCCCTTGTGCACACAGAGAGCCAGAGGGTCTAGCTTCCAGCATTCCCTGGAG
Coding sequences within:
- the kif16ba gene encoding kinesin-like protein KIF16B isoform X3; this translates as MASVRVAVRVRPMNRREKDLMAKCIIEMEGTKTSITNLKISDGVLGDSVREHTKTFTYDFSYDSMDCKSATFVSQEKVFKDLGSDVLKAAFEGYNACVFAYGQTGSGKSYTMMGAPGDAGLIPRICEGLFSRISEATRWDEASFRTEVSYLEIYNERVRDLLRRKSTQTYNLRVREHPKGGPYVEDLSKHLVQNYGDVEELMEAGNINRTTASTGMNDVSSRSHAIFTINFTQAKFDAEMPSETLSKIHLVDLAGSERADATGATGVRLKEGGNINKSLVTLGNVISALADMSQGGVNTNLKKKSVFVPYRDSVLTWLLKDSLGGNSKTIMIATISPADVNYGETLSTLRYANRAKNIINKPTINEDANVRLIRELRAEIARLKALLVQGNQIALLDSPTALSMEEKLHQNEARVLELTKEWTNKWNETQNILKEETLALRKEGIGVVLDSELPHLIGIDDDLLSTGIILYHLKEGRTYVGREDASTEQDIILHGLDLESEHCMFENQNGTVTLVPLAGAQCSVNGVQVTAPSQLNQGAVILLGRTNMFRFNHPKEAAKLREKRKSGLLSTFSLSMTDLSKSCENLSTVMLYNPGLFTEKGPVFLRLEFERQQREELEKLEMKRRLIKEMEAKQQSEKAELERLQQEVESQRKESEEVQQRILRQEESLHRRSQDIESRLRDFLAEKERFEEERRSEINEVDLQRRRRRKEPQEHEADRAEEQDEQQRRHQEAAEQTEIYRELERLKREREEQRVRLETERRRLEEQEREQLSLVGRLEEQLREKHEAATALLTREDARRLEEEQQALTEIREALLCAKEAAERPDVEDAGEEARAAQSRYADFKAAQVKELDLLEEGLRQQRERLEKEVAAERGALLLLTHGLRERQQHLKETQEKGAQDATAVCHEEQLLRQAEHRLQLKERQLANLANGLLPALAEEKQRASELLERSGNGNCDRSPGLDNTLFQVEKELEDKEEKLSLHWHSARQLQQLQETYEFTANVARQEEKVRRKEKEILESKEKQQREAMEQAVARLERRHSALRRSVSLEPDSEEQRSKSSVARTPRTGAELDQQRVQREIQKLRQRISEGDDTSRTHSISSDERVGHGGSPATHIQGLNTLLPLSDDRINAYIEEEVQRRLRKMNLLNGSSMDLSLSTESLREDEKLPNINPRKLKYQRARGSSFQHSLEFEAVCPNVHKNMSEEPERGLVQIQREETQKSTDIEKVEVPENNDLSKGEVGRAVCDLNCLNAEHKIEQEVHPDQHSNRSDGSDSTCCVDDDRGEKQEVHDGRSFSNSEEKVESQTCDSGRAGETKPPTDHSSKSRSFNSGYISSVVQWLQVSQQQMMGSFIGQTKPELDAEAEKVTANKSFVFGYFADKLSEVCKDAGRKLQGTRDIIRNVQAGDMKVVLPQYVSTISKELPLIHQTRLHQEPNPSIAAEHKGTSVDLSKDCVLRLPQNRGAPPIPNISGWPEGSVSSSRVTSPEVFHQRLVELPAVLSELQTFSSQRILEELESLAPWENFGKVLSLFWLRAANCKKPIPKPACLLLSETDLIILSARTDSTNMLTIFHRFKLQEIREVQISLAGQHIRLTGCTEDTVLAIFTYSKELTQDFCRALLNALFPEKIPEETERQPLLSADLMVISLDWTSRVPDVILDSGLHITSRFKRVLADLLYIIHGNIDGPGKPSLANVRPLLYTSVKVKNSTCVHGDTISQFLLTDTHVALLREDGVFHPVPRGSSLVPTHPQFQGVKLRKRSDIRCLLVKKTDTCVVVDFVFMKPKSQTVKREVQFRRGAADLPSDRGPCESWKLCFGCSSEAQTLINHLCT